The DNA sequence CGATTTATCGGACATCCCGGAGGGGGAATGCCATGGGCATTATGGACAAGGCCAAGGACGCGCTCGGGATCACCGATGACAAGGTCGATCAGCTTGGCGACAAGGCCAAGGGCGCCGTCGACTCCGCTGGCGACAAAGTCG is a window from the Catellatospora sp. TT07R-123 genome containing:
- a CDS encoding antitoxin, producing the protein MDKAKDALGITDDKVDQLGDKAKGAVDSAGDKVDDATGGKFKDQVDKGQDTAKDAIDKMTP